The Pseudomonas protegens genome contains the following window.
GACGATTTGCAGGACTGCAACGACAACAAGAAAACACGCTGTGGTGTGTCTTTAACCCTGCCAGGTTCAAACACAGGCCGGCGCCCGAGGTGTCCATGACGACCCTCGGCGCCGCCTTCGTCCACTTATATTGGCTACAAGGAGAACCGCTTCATGGAGATTGAAGAATTCGGCTACAAACAGGAACTCAAGCGCGGGCTGAGCCTGCGCGACCTGGTGGTCTACGGGATGATTTTCATGATCCCCATCGCCCCGTTCGGGGTCTACGGTTACGTCAACCAGGAAGCCCCGGGCATGGTGCCCCTGGCCTACATCATCGGCATGGTGGCGATGGTCTTCACCGCCCTGAGCTACGGCGCAATGGCCCGCGCCTTCCCCATCGCCGGCTCGGTCTACTCCTATGCCCAGCGCGGCCTCAATCCCCATGTCGGCTTTCTCGCCGGCTGGCTGATGCTGCTGGACTACCTGCTGATTCCGCCGCTGCTCTACGTCTACGCCGCCATGGCCCTCAACCACCTGTACCCGGAAGTGCCCAAGGTCGGCTTCATCCTGGCGTTCCTGGTCAGCGCCACCTTCGTCAACCTGCGGGGCATCACCTTCACCGCGCGGATGAACATCCTGTTCCTGCTGGCGCAGCTGGTGGTGCTGGGGATCTTCCTGTTCTACGCCTGGAACGCCCTGCACGGGGGCGCCGGCAACGGCCAACTGACCCTGGCGCCGCTGTACAGCCCGGAGAACTTCCACTTCGGCCTGCTGATGCAGGGCGTGTCGATCGCGGTGCTGTCGTTCCTGGGCTTTGACGCCATCTCGACCCTGGCCGAAGAGGTCAAGGGCGACCCGGGCCGCAGCGTCGGTCGCGCCGCGCTGATCACCCTGGTGGTGATGGGGGCGATCTTCGTGGTGCAGACCTGGATCGCCACCGACCTGGCCGCCGGCATGGGCTTCAAGTCCGCCGACACCGCCTTCTACGAGATCGCCGAACTGGCCGCCGGCAGCTGGCTGGCGACCCTCACCGGGGTGGCCACGGCGCTGGCCTGGGGCGTGGCCGTGGCCATCACCTCGCAAGCCGCGGTGTCGCGCCTGCTGTTCGGCATGGCCCGCGACGGCAAGCTGCCCAAGGTGCTGGCCAAGGTCCACCCGAAACACAACACCCCGCACATCAGCATCTACCTGGTGGCGGTGCTGTCGCTGCTGATCTGCTACCTGTTCATCAACTCGGTGGATACCCTGACCTCCCTGGTCAACTTCGGCGCCCTGAGCGGCTTCATGCTGCTGCACATCACCGTGATCAACTTCTACTGGCGCCGGCAGAAGTCCGGCCAGGTGATCCGCCACCTGATCTGCCCGGTGATCGGCTTCGTGATCGTCAGCGCCATCATGTACAACATGGGCGTGGACGCGCAGAAACTCGGCGCCATCTGGATCCTCGCCGGGCTGGTCTACCTGTTCCTGCTGAACAAGCTGGGCAGCGGCGCCGCCCTGCCCGATCCGCTCAAGCAATAACCTCCCGCGCGGCGCCGGATGGCGTCGCGCGCACCCCGCGCGCAGCCGCCAAGAGCCGCCCCGGGGACCGGCCGCCGGATGCCGCGGCCGTGCAACTGCGTGGTCACCGACAGTGATGTCTGGCCGATGTTCGCCCCGG
Protein-coding sequences here:
- a CDS encoding APC family permease yields the protein MEIEEFGYKQELKRGLSLRDLVVYGMIFMIPIAPFGVYGYVNQEAPGMVPLAYIIGMVAMVFTALSYGAMARAFPIAGSVYSYAQRGLNPHVGFLAGWLMLLDYLLIPPLLYVYAAMALNHLYPEVPKVGFILAFLVSATFVNLRGITFTARMNILFLLAQLVVLGIFLFYAWNALHGGAGNGQLTLAPLYSPENFHFGLLMQGVSIAVLSFLGFDAISTLAEEVKGDPGRSVGRAALITLVVMGAIFVVQTWIATDLAAGMGFKSADTAFYEIAELAAGSWLATLTGVATALAWGVAVAITSQAAVSRLLFGMARDGKLPKVLAKVHPKHNTPHISIYLVAVLSLLICYLFINSVDTLTSLVNFGALSGFMLLHITVINFYWRRQKSGQVIRHLICPVIGFVIVSAIMYNMGVDAQKLGAIWILAGLVYLFLLNKLGSGAALPDPLKQ